The following proteins are co-located in the Triticum aestivum cultivar Chinese Spring chromosome 1A, IWGSC CS RefSeq v2.1, whole genome shotgun sequence genome:
- the LOC123052383 gene encoding transcription factor MYBS2 — MEEEGARKAVLFRLFGVEVRGAEEEDDAEPMELKKSTSMPNLACASNSPPLLLPGEASHDKGYASDDGELASTPQLKRCRRKAQERKKGIPWTEEEHRKFLEGLKQLGKGDWRGISKNFVTTRTATQVASHAQKYFLRQTNPGKKKRRASLFDVGIPAAHSYDDQLPSPQSVGTKLAPAEKILHTDRGDVPLPSYPGGIRGSNNNMQMQADELTDRVKKRSKFPTGTSLAAMAASGLELAMSSSASSILELSIAPPRCYGAVDAIKVL; from the exons ATGGAGGAGGAGGGCGCGAGGAAGGCGGTGCTCTTCCGGCTGTTCGGCGTCGAGGTCCGCGGCGCGGAGGAGGAGGATGACGCGGAGCCCATGGAGCTCAAGAAGAGCACCAGCATGCCCAACCTCGCCTGCGCCTCCAACAGCCCGCCGCTTCTCCTGCCCGGCGAGGCCAGCCACGACAAGGGCTACGCCTCCGACGACGGCGAGCTGGCGTCCACGCCGCAGCTCAAGCGCTGCCGCCGCAAGGCCCAGGAGCGCAAGAAAG GGATTCCGTGGACCGAGGAGGAGCACAGGAAGTTCCTGGAGGGTCTGAAGCAGCTGGGCAAGGGGGACTGGAGAGGCATCTCCAAGAACTTCGTCACCACCAGGACGGCCACGCAGGTGGCTAGCCACGCCCAGAAGTACTTCCTCCGGCAGACCAACCCCGGCAAGAAGAAGCGCCGGGCCAGCCTCTTCGACGTCGGCATCCCCGCTGCCCACAGCTACGACGATCAG CTGCCAAGTCCTCAGAGCGTTGGAACCAAGCTTGCTCCTGCTGAGAAGATACTCCACACAGACCGCGGCGACGTGCCG CTACCAAGTTATCCTGGAGGCATCAGGGGCAGCAACAACAACATGCAGATGCAG GCTGATGAGCTAACTGACCGTGTGAAGAAGAGATCAAAGTTCCCCACCGGGACGTCGCTGGCCGCCATGGCTGCCTCCGGGCTGGAGCTGGCAATGTCTTCGTCTGCCAGCAGCATCCTGGAGCTCAGCATCGCGCCTCCTCGCTGCTACGGCGCGGTCGACGCCATCAAGGTGCTGTGA